From the Pseudomonas sp. SORT22 genome, one window contains:
- a CDS encoding sigma-54 dependent transcriptional regulator, with product MKAIKVLLVEDDRALRQALADTLELGGFAYQAVGSAEEALEVVAGEAFSLVVSDVNMPGMDGHQLLALLRARQPQLPVLLMTAHAAVERAVEAMRQGAADYLVKPFEPKALLELVARHALGVAAAGEGDGPVAREPASAQLLELAARVARSDSTVLISGESGTGKEVLARYIHQQSLRAEQPFVAINCAAIPDNMLEATLFGHEKGSFTGAIAAQAGKFEQADGGTLLLDEISEMPLGLQAKLLRVLQEREVERVGGRKPIALDIRVVATTNRDLAGEVAAGRFREDLFYRLSVFPLAWKPLRERSADILPLAERLLARHVNKMKHAPVRLSPDAQACLQGYAWPGNVRELDNAIQRALILQQGGVIEAADFCLAGVLPMFAAAPVAAVVPNIETEAAGGLGDDMRRHEFQMIIDTLRAERGRRKEAAERLGISPRTLRYKLAQMRDAGMDVEASLYAS from the coding sequence ATGAAAGCAATCAAGGTGCTGCTGGTCGAAGATGACCGCGCCCTGAGGCAGGCACTGGCCGATACCCTGGAGCTGGGCGGCTTTGCCTACCAGGCCGTAGGTTCGGCCGAAGAAGCACTGGAAGTGGTCGCTGGCGAGGCGTTCAGCCTGGTGGTCAGTGACGTGAACATGCCTGGCATGGACGGCCATCAGTTACTGGCCCTGCTGCGCGCGCGCCAGCCGCAGTTGCCGGTGTTGCTGATGACCGCGCATGCCGCCGTCGAGCGCGCGGTCGAGGCCATGCGCCAGGGCGCGGCCGATTACCTGGTCAAGCCATTTGAGCCCAAGGCATTGCTTGAGCTGGTGGCACGCCACGCTCTGGGAGTGGCTGCGGCGGGCGAAGGCGACGGACCGGTGGCGCGCGAGCCTGCCAGTGCGCAGTTGCTGGAGCTGGCAGCGCGGGTTGCGCGCAGCGATTCGACCGTGCTGATCTCGGGCGAGTCCGGTACCGGCAAAGAGGTGCTGGCGCGCTACATACATCAGCAGTCCCTGCGCGCCGAGCAGCCGTTTGTGGCGATCAACTGTGCGGCGATCCCCGACAACATGCTCGAAGCCACCCTGTTCGGTCATGAGAAAGGCTCGTTCACCGGCGCCATCGCCGCCCAGGCCGGCAAGTTTGAACAGGCCGATGGCGGCACCTTGCTGCTCGACGAGATTTCCGAAATGCCCCTGGGCTTGCAGGCCAAGCTGCTGCGGGTGTTGCAGGAGCGTGAGGTGGAGCGGGTTGGCGGGCGCAAGCCGATTGCCCTGGACATTCGCGTGGTCGCCACCACCAACCGTGACCTGGCCGGCGAGGTGGCGGCGGGGCGTTTTCGTGAAGACTTGTTCTATCGCCTGTCGGTGTTCCCGCTGGCGTGGAAGCCGCTGCGCGAACGTAGCGCCGATATTCTGCCGCTGGCCGAGCGATTGCTGGCGCGCCACGTCAATAAAATGAAGCATGCCCCGGTTCGACTCTCGCCTGATGCTCAGGCGTGTCTGCAAGGTTATGCCTGGCCGGGCAACGTACGCGAACTGGACAACGCCATTCAGCGTGCCTTGATCCTGCAGCAGGGTGGGGTGATCGAAGCGGCGGATTTCTGTCTCGCCGGGGTCCTGCCGATGTTCGCTGCAGCGCCGGTCGCCGCAGTCGTGCCGAATATTGAAACCGAGGCGGCGGGCGGTCTGGGTGATGACATGCGTCGCCATGAGTTCCAGATGATCATCGACACCTTGCGCGCCGAGCGCGGTCGTCGCAAGGAGGCCGCCGAGCGCCTGGGCATCAGCCCGCGCACCCTGCGCTACAAGCTGGCGCAGATGCGTGATGCCGGCATGGATGTCGAGGCCAGCCTGTACGCCAGCTGA